A stretch of DNA from Alicyclobacillus acidocaldarius subsp. acidocaldarius Tc-4-1:
CGGAATACGGACTCCGGGCCATGGTGGCGCTTGCCAGAATGGCGGGGCATGAGCGGCCCGTGCCGCTCCGGGCCATTGCAGAGGCGGAATCCATTCCGGAGCCGTTCCTAGATCAGATCATGGCGAAGTTGCGCCGGGCGAATCTGGTGACCAGTGTTCGCGGCGTGAATGGTGGGTATCATCTGAGTCGGCCGGCGGAGGAGATCTCGGTTGGAGAGCTCGTTCGGGTGCTGGAAGGGTCGCTCGCGCCCATCGCTTGTGTCGACGACGCCGACCCCGACAGCGCGTCCTGCGATTTGTACGCTGGCTGCCACGCGAGGAGTGTGTGGGTGCGGGTGACCAAGGCCATCGCGCGAGCGCTGGACCAGCTTTCGCTCGCCGACGTCATGCAC
This window harbors:
- a CDS encoding RrF2 family transcriptional regulator, producing MKISSRTEYGLRAMVALARMAGHERPVPLRAIAEAESIPEPFLDQIMAKLRRANLVTSVRGVNGGYHLSRPAEEISVGELVRVLEGSLAPIACVDDADPDSASCDLYAGCHARSVWVRVTKAIARALDQLSLADVMHDDVPLQV